Part of the Streptomyces sp. NBC_00457 genome, CGGGGTCGAGGCCCTGGACGGCGCCGACGGGCTTGCGGTCGTAGCGGAACTCCCCGTCGTAGTCGTCCTCCAGAACCACCCCGCCACGCGCGCGTGCCCAGTCGACGGCGGCGGCCCGTCGCTCGGCGTGCAGCGGTCCGCCGGTGGGGAACTGATGCGCGGGCGTCAGCAGGACCGCACGCTCGCGCGCCAGCAGGTCGACGCGGGCGCCGTCGTCGTCCAGGGGGAGCGGCACGGTCCGGGCCCCCGCCGTCTGGAGCAGTTCCCGGTGGAAGGCCAGTCCGTACGCCTCCACCGCCACCGGTCCGCGCAGCACGCCGCCCCCGAAGAGCAGCCGGAGGGCGTGCGCGAAACCGGAGCAGACGACGATCCGGCCCGGCTCGGTGCGTACGCCACGCGCGCGTGCCAGATATTCGGTGAGCGCCTCCCGCAGCTCGCGCCGCCCGGCCGGATCACCGGGCCCGAACACCTCGTTCGGCGCCTGCTGGAGGGCTCGCCGATAGGAGGCCAGCCAGGCCGCGCGCGGGAACGCCGACGCGTCCGGGGCGCCCTGTCTGAGGTCGTGCCGTGGTCCACGCGCGCGTGGAGGTGCCTTTATGGGCACCCGCTCGGCGTGTCGCAGGGGCTCGGCCCGGGCGGCGACCCGCGTGCCCGAGCCCTGACGGGCGGTGAGCCAGCCCTCCGCGACGAGTTCCGCGTACGCGTCGGCCACCGTGTTCCGGGCCACGCCGAGATCGGCGGCGAGCGAACGGTACGGCGGCAGCCGGGTGCCCGGAGCGAGCCGTCCACCGCGCACGGCATCGCGCAGCGCCCGGATCAGCGCGGCCCGCCGCCCGCCCGGTCCCGACAGCTCCAGATGCAGGTCGGCGCCGATGCGCTCCGCGGAATTGACCCACGATTCCGTCATGGAAATGCACCCTACAGCCGGTCTTTCGGCTCCATAGATTGATGCGCATGACGACGAACACGACGACGGACACGACGCACACGACGACAACCCGCATCAACTTCGCGAAGACCGCCCCGAAGGTGTTCCGCGCCCTCATCGGCTTCGACGCCGCCGCCCGCGAGGGCCTCGACCCGGCCCTCGTCGAGCTCATCCAGATCCGGGCCTCCCACCTCAACCACTGCGCGTACTGCCTCCACATGCACACCAACGACGCCCGCAAGGCCGGCGAGAGCGAGGACCGGCTGCACATGGTCCCGGTCTGGCGCGAGGCCCGGCACTTCTTCACCCCACAGGAACAAGCCGCCCTCGCCCTGACCGAAGCGGTCACCCTGATCGCCGACGGAGGCGTCCCGGACGACGTCTACGCGGAGGCAGCCGCCCACTTCGACGACGAGGAACTCGCCCACGTGCTCGCCCTGATCTTCACGATCAACACGTGGAACCGGGTGGCCCTGTCGACGGGGAAGGTGGCGGGCACGGACGAACGCTGAACCGCACCCATGGCACCCATGGCACATGGCACCCCTGGCACCCGTGGCCCTTGTGCCCAGCGCCTACACAGCCATCGGTCGGTCATACGGCCCGATCGGCGCCGGCAGCCGCGAACTCCCCGTCAGATGACGGTCGACGGCCGCCGCCACCGCCCGCCCCTCCGCGATCGCCCACACGATCAGCGACTGCCCCCGCGCGGCGTCCCCGGCGACGAACACGCCGGGGACGTTCGTGGCGAAGCCGGCATCCCGCGCGACCGTGCCCCGGGCCTCCATCGTCAGCCCCAACTGGTCGACGAGCCCGTCCCCCCGGTCGGGCCCGGAGAACCCGAGGGCCAGCAGCACAAGGTCGGCGGGCAGCCTCCGCCCGGTGCCCGGCACCGGCCGCCGCCCCGCGTCCACCTCGACCAGATGCAGTGACCGCACATGCCCACTCTCGTCGCCGGTGAAGCGGAGCGTGGACGCCGCGAACAACCGTGCGTCCGCATCCGCCGCCGGCGCCGTCCGCAGCTCACCGGCCTCCTCGTGCGCGGCCGACAGCCGGTAGATCTTCGGATACGTGGGCCAGGGCTCGGCATCGTCGTCCCGTTCCGCGCCCGGCTGGGTGTAGATGTCCAACTGCGTGACGGACGCGGCGCCTTCACGCACCGCCGTGCCCAGACAGTCCGCTCCGGTGTCCCCGCCACCGACGATGACGACATGCTTCCCGGCCGCCGACATCGGCGAGGACTCCAGATCGCCCTCGCACACCCGGTTGGCCAACGGCAGATACTCCATGGCCTGCTGTATTCCGGCCAACTCCCGTCCCGGTACGGGAAGTTCACGCCACGCGGTCGCTCCCGTGGCGATCACGACGGCGTCGTACCGCGCCCGCAGCTCCGCGGCGCCGACGTCCCGCCCCACCGCCGTCGACGTACGGAACTTCGTGCCCTCGGCCCGCATCTGCTCCAGCCGCCGCTCCAGATGCCGTTTCTCCATCTTGAACTCGGGGATGCCGTACCGCATCAGCCCGCCCAGCCGGTCGTCCTTCTCGTACACGACGACCGTATGGCCCGCCCGCGTCAACTGCTGTGCGGCGGCGAGCCCGGTGGGCCCCGACCCGATCACCGCGACCGTCCGCCCAGAGAGCCGGTCCGGCGGCTGCGGCGGCGCGAACCCCTCCTCCCAGGCCCGGTCGGCGATGGCGCACTCGACGTTCTTGATCGTGACCGCGGGCTGGTTGATGGCCAGCACACAGCCCGCCTCGCAGGGCGCCGGGCACAACCGGCCGGTGAACTCGGGGAAGTTGTTGGTGGCGTGCAGCCGGTCGGCGGCCGCCCGCCAGTCCTCCCGGGAGACGAGGTCGTTCCACTCCGGGATCAGATTGCCCAGCGGACACGCCTCGTGGCAGAACGGGATCCCGCAGTCCATACAGCGGTCAGCCTGCTTGCTGATGATGGGCAGCAACGCCCCGGGGACATACACCTCGTCCCAGTCCCGGACCCGCTCCTCGACGGGCCGGCGGGGCCATTCCTCGCGAGGCGTGGTCAGGAAACCCTTCGGATCGGCCATGGCCGTCTTCCTCAGATACGCGTGTGACAGGCCGTGCGTCATCGGGCGGCACTCTTTCGGCCACGATACGTCCCTCCGGCCACGCCCGCAGAGGGCCGGACAGCGCTTTCTCCTGAGTTTTCCCGCGCTGAGGCACGGGCTCCCTCAAGCGATGGCCAGCACATACGCCACCGCCGCGCCGGCCGACGCGACCATGCGGACGTGATTCCAGGCCGTCCACTCGCGCACATACGTCGGCCAGTACGCCGCCGCCTCCGGAGTGCCGGCGTCCAGCTTCATCAACGCCTCGTTGCGCGGCACGTTCGCGAACATCGTCAGCCCGAACGATCCGAACAGATACAGCGCACTGCCGACCAGCAACTCCACGGTGCCCTCGTCCGGCCACAGCACGAACGTCACCACCGCGATCACCGCGCACAGCACAGCGGAGCCGACGAACACCAGCATGAAGGCCGGGCGCAGCGCGGTCACGTTGATCGCCTTCATCGCGGCGATTCCCTGCGCGGGCGGCAGCGCGGCCAGCCCCTGCATCACAAAGGTCGAGAACGCGCAGAAGACCCCGGCCACCAGCCCGGTGCCCACCACACCCAGCACCGTGAGCACGAAGTACGGCCCGTCGATCGTCATCTCAACACCCACTCCCACGTCGGCCGAGACCTGCCCGGCACCTTCCGTCACCACAAGTGAAATCCCGTACGAGATCAGTGACCATGGCCCATGCGCGCGACGACATACGCGAGAGTCCAGAGCCAGGCACTCACTCGGAGCAGTCGGCCGACCTCAGACCACCCCCACCGCTCGCCAGGCCCCCAGCCGCGCCTCCACATCCGCCGCGATCCGCCGCCGCGCCTCATGCCGCGGAACCCCGCTCATCAGCAGTTGGTCGTACGGCGTGTCCACATGCCGCACCGACGCCACGACCGCCGACGTCACCGCCCCCTCGGACAGCGCCCGCCCCGCCGCGCTCCGCCCCACGCGCCCACTGCCCCGCACGGACGCATGCGCCGCGATCTCCCATGCCCGCTCCCGCGGGCAGCCGGGAAACAGCCGCCGTATCTCGCCCGCGAACGCCTCTGTGAACCGCAGATCCTGCGCCGCCCGCCGCGCGGCGTCCCGCACCCGGCGCCGCCGCCGTGCCTCCGCGTCCACCAGACACCGCTGCTCCGCTCGCGCGAGCGCCGCCTCCTCGACCAGTACGCCCTGCCGCTCATACCGACTCTGGCGCCGGTTGAACCGCACGACCACCGCCGACAGCCCACTCTCCTCCCGCGACCTGCGCGTCAACGCCGTGTCGCCCCTCGGCAGAAAGACCAGATGCCCGAGGTCGGCGCAGTCGAGACACCGCGGCGCGCCCTCCTCCATGACGAGCATCGGCAGCGGCCCGCGATGGCATGCGGAGCAGTTCCGTCTCTTGATCGGCTGGAAGACCAGAAGTCCGGCGCGGTGCACGGACGTTGCGAGGGGTGCCATACGCGCTTCCTTCCCGCCGGTGACCCGCGATCCACGCCGGTTTCCCGCCCCCCGTCACCGCCGACCGGGGACGGGCGCATCATGGGCGTGTGCGACTCGAAGCGATCACCTGGGAGCGGCTCGGCGATCTCCTGGCCGAGCGGCTGCTCGATCTGAAGACGGCCGACGGCAGCCCGTGGCCCCGCATCGCCTTCGACGGCGCCCCGGCCGCCCGCCCGGGAGACCTGGCCGAACGCGTCTGTGAAGCACTGCGCATACGCGGCCGCCCCTCACTCGTCGTGGGCATGGAGGGCTTTCTGCGCCCTGCCTCCGTGCGTCTGGAATATGGCCACCGGGACGTCGAGGCCTACTACAACGGCTGGTTCGACACCGGCGCCGTATGGCGCGAGGTCTTCGGCCCCCTCGAACCCTCCGGCGACGGCCGCGTCCTGCCCGACCTGTGGGACCCGGCCACCGACCGCGCCACCCGCAGTCCCTATGTCCAACTCCCGCCCGGCGGCGTCCTGTTGCTCCACGGTCCCCTCCTGCTGCGCCACTGGTTCCCCTTCGACCTGTCCGTCCACGTCCGCCTCACGTCCGGCGCCCTCCGCCGCCGCACTCCCGAAGCCGAGCAGTGGACCCTCCCCGCCTTCGAGCGCTACGACGACGAGACCGACCCCGCCGCCACGGCCGACGTCCTGGTCCGCGCCGACGACCCCCGGCATCCGGCCTGGAGCGGCTGACCGGGCACACATCTCGCGTGTATGCGCGAAGCCCTCGGTTTTATGGGCGAAGCGCTTGGTCCGACGCCTGCCGCCCGCGCTCGAACGTCATCCCGACGTTCCGGGTGCATCCGCCCGGCCGCACGGCGAGAATGAGGGCGCCGGGACTAGCGGTGCGTTCCGCGCCGCGCCGGCCGTCCGGCATCGGGAGGTACGCCCATGACCACCGCCGGAGACATCATGCACCGTGGCGCCCAGTGGATCCCCGCCCACGAGACCCTCGACCGCGCCGCCCAGCTGATGCGCGAGCTCAACGTCGGAGCCCTGCCCATCGGCGACTCGAACGACCGGCTCTGCGGCATCCTCACCGACCGCGACATCGTCGTCGGCTGCGTGGCCATGGGCCGCGACCCGGCCAAGGTCACCGCCGGTGAGATGGCCCAGGGCACCCCGCGCTGGATCGCGGCGAACGCCGATGTCAGCGACGTACTCCACGAGATGCAGGAGCACCAGATCCGCCGGCTCCCCGTCATCGAGAACAAGCGCCTGGTCGGCATGATCAGCGAGGCCGATCTGGCCCAGCATCTGACGGAGGACCAGATCGCCACCTGGGCCGAGTCCGTCTACGCGAGGACGACCCCCACACGCTGACCCGCTCGATCACCTCGGGCAGGACGCCGCTCAGAGCCAGCCGCTGCGCCGGAAGCCGCGGTACAGCGTCAGACAGGCGACGGATATCACGGCCATGACCAAGGGATAGCCGAACTGCCAGTGCAGCTCCGGCATGTGCTCGAAGTTCATGCCGTACACCCCGCAGACCATGGTCGGTACGGCGATGATCGCGGCCCATGCCGTGATCTTCCGCATGTCCTCGTTCTGCGCGACCGTGACCTGCGCCAGATGCGCCTGCAGGATCGAGTTGAGCAGCTCGTCGAAGGCGGCTATCTGCTCCTTGGCGCGCAGCAAGTGGTCGGAGACGTCGCGGAAATACGCCTGTATCTCCGGATCGACCACCCGTATCGGCCGGGTGGCGAGATCCTCGAGCGGGCGGCCGAGCGGCACCACGGCCCGCTTCAGTTCGAGGAGTTCGCGCTTGAGCTGGTAGATACGCCCCGGGTCGACCCGCGCGCCGTTCTCCGCGAACACCGCCGTCTCGACCTCGTCGATGTCCCCCTGCACCGAGTCGGTGACGCTCAGATAGTCGTCGACCACATGGTCCGCGATCGCGTGCAGCACCGCCGCGGGACCCTGCGCGAGTTGCTGAGGGTCGGACTCCAGCTCCTCACGGAGCGGGCCCAGCGAGCCGTGCCGTCCGTGCCGTACGGTGATCACGAAATCCCGGCCGACGAACACCATGATCTCGCCGGTGTTCACCACCTCGCTCGTCGCCGTGAGTTCCTCGTGCTCGACGTAGCAGACCGTCTTGAACACCGCGAACAGTGTCTCGTCGTAGCGCTCGAGCTTCGGGCGCTGGTGGGCCTCGATCGCGTCCTCGACCGCCAGCGGATGCAGGTCGAAGAGCTCGGCGATACCCGCGAACTCCTGGTCCGTCGGCTCGTGGAGGCCGAGCCACACGAAACCGTCGCCGTGCTTGCGCACCCGCTGCACCGCGTCGACCAGATCGCCGCCGGCGAGATCCCGGGTGCCGTCCCGGTAGGTCACGCAGTTCACCACCGAGGAACCCAGCGGGGACCGGGCGGGATGGCTCAGGTCGACGCGCGGGCGCCGCCGGGCCAGCCGCGCCACTCTGCGCAGGCCACCGACCTTGCCGAGGCCCGTCACCCTCCGCAGATTCCCTGCCATCGCCATCTGGATCTCCTCGCGTGGATCTCCGCGCCGCATTTCTGCGCCCTGGCGTGCCAGTTTGCCAGCTCCGCCGGACTGTTGGGCGGGCCTGTGGGAACAGCCAATTCCGCTTTGTTCCCGGCTGTGGACAACGTTTGGCGCCGCCTGCGACGTGGCGGCGAAGAGTGGGCAGGGGCGTCTCCGACCGGATCGTCCTACCGGAGCGTCGGCGAACCGGGCAAGTAGAGCGAATGGGATGATCACGGCATGACGCGAAGCGATGGATACCTTCTCGACAACCGGCAGAGCGAGGCGGCCGAGCGCTTCGCCGCCTTCGCCGCCCTCTTCGACCCCACGACGTTCCGGCACCTCGAAGCGTTCGGCATCGGACCCGGCTGGCGCTGCTGGGAGGTCGGTGCCGGTGGCACCTCCGTGGTGTCATGGCTGGCCAAGAAGGTCGGTCCGACGGGAAAGGTCGTCGCGACCGACATCGACATCTCGCGCCTCGCCCCGGCCGCCCGGCCTCCCGTCGAGATCCGGGTCCATGACGTGGGTGCCCACGAGCCGCCGGGGGAGGGGTTCGACCTGGTGCACGCCCGGCTCGTCCTCGTCCATGTGCCGGACCGGGAACGGGCGTTGCGCTCCATGGTCAAGGCCCTGCGTCCCGGCGGACGGCTCCTGATCGAGGACGCCGACCCTGCCCTGCAGCCGTTGACCTGCCCCGACGAGTACGGCCCCGACCAGCAGCTGGCGAACCGGCTGCGCACCGGCTTCCGCCAACTGCTCGCTGACCGGGGCGCCGACCTTGCGTACGGCCGCACGCTGCCGCGCCTGCTGCGTGAGGCCGGACTGCGCGGTGTGGAGGCCGACGCGTACTTCCCGGTCGCCTCACCCGCCTGTGCCGCCCTGGAATCCGCGACGATCCGTCAGATCCGCGACCAGCTCGTCACCGCGGGCCTCGCCACGGACGCCGATATCGACCGCCACCTGACGAACGTCGCCTCCGGCACCATGGATCTGGCCACGGCCCCGATGATCTCGGCGTGGGGGCGCAGGCCGTAGATCCGACAGCGGGATGTCGGCCGGCGCGGGAGGCACCGCGTGCGAGGCAGTCCCGTCGTCAGTTGTGCACCGGTGCTCTGGTCCTTGTCCCGTCGTCAGTCATGCACCCGTGGTCTGTCACTCGCCCCGTCGGCATTGCGTCCCGGCGGTCTGCCACCCACCCGTTCGACCGCCAGCGCACCCGCCCGGCATCCTTCCGCCGCCGCGTCCTCGGGCCCGGCGCCCGTCAGCAGCGTCGCGAGGAAAGCGCCCGTGAAGGCGTCGCCCGCTCCCGTCGTGTCCGTCGGTGTCGCCGGGGTTGCGGGGACATGGGCGGACACGGTGCCGGACCGGGCCACGAGCGCGCCCCGCTCGCCCTGCTTGGCAATCACCAGTGGGACATGGCGACTCAGCTTGGCCGCCGCGTCGGCCGCATCGGGCAGGCCGGTCAGCAGACATGCCTCGTCACGGCTGGGCAGCAGGACGTCCACACCCTCGACCAGCGCCAGGAAGCGGTCGACGCCCAGCTGCGCGAGAAAACCGGCGGACGCCGGATCCATGCTGACCGGCACGCCACGCGCGCGTGCCGACTCCAGGGCCACGGCCACCAGCGCCCGGCTCGGTTCGGAGAACAGCAGGTAGCCCGACAGATGCAGCCATGCGACCCCGTCCAGCAGCGCCGCCGACCAGTCGCCGGGTTCGAGCCGCAACGACGCCCCACTGTCGGTGAGGAACATCCGCTGGGCCGCGGCCTCCGTGTCGACCAGGCAGATCACCGTTCCGGTAGGGGCCTGCGGGTCCACCACGAGGTGGGGCCGTACTCCGCTGTCGACCAGCTCCTGGTCGTGCCACGCGCTCGCGTCCGCGCCCACCCGGCCGAGCAGCCGCACCTCGGGACAGCCCCAATGAGCCGCCCAGCAGGCCACATTGGCGCCCGCGCCGCCCGGTACCGTGCGGATCGTCGCGGCCGTGTCGGTCCCTGAGGCGAGCGGCCCCCGGTGCCGGGCGACCACGTCCGTGACGACGTCCCCGACGACGAACAGCGCGCCCTGCGGTCCCGCGGTCACGCCCCGGCCCAGGCCGCCGCGATCTGCGCCGCCAACCGCACGTTGCCGCGCACCGCCGCCAGATTGGCGCTCAGCGAGGCACCCTCGGTGTGTCGTACCAGGTAGTCGAGCAGGAACGGTGTGACCGCCTGTCCGCTGACGCCTTCTTCCTCGCACGCGTGCAGCGCGTCGGCCAGCACGCGCGCGTGCACCTCGGGATCCAGCTGCTCGTCCTCGGGCACCGGATTGGCGACGATCAGCGCCGACTCGGGGCCGTCGAGCGCGTCCTGCGCCCGCATGACGTCCGCCGCCTGCTCCGGCGTCCGCAGCGTCCAGTCCACCGGATGCCCCGAGTCGGACAGATAGAAGCCGGGAAAGCGGTCCGTGCCGTACCCCGCCACGGCGACGCCCAGCGTCTCCAGCCGCTGCAGCGTGGCCGGCACGTCCAGGATCGACTTCACGCCCGCGCACACCACCGTGATCCGGGTACGGGCCAGCAACCCCAGGTCCGCCGACTCGTCCTGCGTCACCGTCCACTCCCGGTGCACCCCGCCCAGACCGCCCGTCGCGAACACCCGGACGCCGGCCGAAGCCGCCAGCAGGGCCGTCGCCGACACCGTGGTCGCCCCGCTCGCACCCGACGCCACGGCGAGCGGCAGGTCACGATGGCCCAGCTTGCGGATCCCGTCCTCGTTGGCGATCCGCTCCAGCTGCTCCTTGTCCAGGCCGACATGGGGCCGCCCGTCCAGTACGGCGATCGTCGCCGGTACAGCACCCTGTTGCCGTACGACGGCCTCCAGCTCCAGCGCCACCTGCAGATTGCGCGGGCGCGGCAGCCCGTGCGCGATGATCGTGGACTCCAGGGCCACCACCGGTCGACGCGCGTCGACCGCCTCCCGCACTTCCTCGGACACCATCAGCACCACGCGCCTGCCTCCTGTCGTTCGGTCTTCCCTCATCTCTGGCGGGCGGCACGCCACGTCAAACCCTTGCGGCCTGTGGGGGAGAGCACCAGCCTGGGGTGCATGACGGACCACACCACACGTCTTGACCACGTCGTTCTCTGGGTGAACGACCCGATCGGTTCGGCCGAGTTCTACGAGAAGACCCTCGGCATGGAGCCCCTGAGGCTCACCGATTTCGCAGCGGGCCAGGTCCCCTTCCCCTCCGTACGCCTCAACGAGGAGACCATTCTCGACCTGATGCCGCAGACCATGGCGGAACGCATGAAGATGCTCCCCGGCGCCGCGGACAGCGCCGGACACCCGGTCAACCACGTCTGCGTCGCCCTGGCCGCCGACGACTTCGACGCCCTCCGTGGCCGCCTGGAGGAACGCGCCGTTCCGGTGTCGGACATCTCGTACGACTCCTTCGGCGCCCGCGGTCTGGCAAAGCGCAGCTTTTACTTCCGTGACCCGGACGGGAACGTCATCGAGGCCCGCCACTACGACTAGGGGCCCGCTGTTCGCGGCAAGGCCACGACGGGGGTGCTCACGCGCGCGTGAGCACCCCCTGCTTGTTCTGCCGGACGCTCAGACCGGCTGTACTCCCTTCAATGCCCCGTGCGGATCGAGCACGTACTTGCGGCTCGCGCCCTGGTCGAACTCGGCGTAGCCGCGTGGTGCGTCCTCAAGATCGATGACGGTCGCGTTGACCGCCTTGGCGATGTGCACACGCTCGTGCAGGATCGCCATCATCAGGCCCCGGTGGTACCGCATCACCGGGCACTGCCCGGTCGTGAACCGGTGGCTCTTGGCCCAGCCGAGGCCGAGCCGCACTTTCAGCGTCCCGGACTTCGCGTCCTCGTCGACCCCGCCCGGGTCGTCCGTGACATACAACCCCGGAATGCCCAGGGCACCGCCCGCGCGCGTGATGCCCATCAGTGAGTTGAGGACGGTCGCGGGCGCCTCCGGAGCATCCGGCCCATGGGCCCGGGCTTCAAAGCCGACCGCGTCGACCGCGACGTCCACCTCGGGTTCCCCGAGGATCTGCGCGATCTGTTCGCCCACGCTGCCGCGCGACACGTCGACGGTCTCGCAGCCGAAGCTCCGCGCCTGGGCGAGGCGCTCGGCGTTGAGGTCGCCCACGATGACCACCGCGGCCCCCAGCAGCTGCGCGGACGCGGCCGCCGCCAGACCGACCGGGCCCGCCCCGGCGACGTACACCGTCGAACCGACCCCGGCGCCCGCGCTCACGGCGCCGTGGAAGCCGGTCGGGAAGATGTCCGACAGCATGGTCAGGTCGAGCAGTTTCGCGCGTGCCTGGTCCCGGTCCGGGAACTTCAGCAGGTTGAAGTCCGCGTAGGGGACCATGGCGTACTCGGCCTGGCCGCCGACCCAGCCGCCCATGTCGACATAGCCGTAAGCCGCCCCCGGGCGGGCCGGGTTGACGTTCAGACAGATGCCGGTCTTGCGTTCCTTGCAGTTGCGGCACCGCCCGCAGGCGATGTTGAACGGTACGGAGACGATGTCGCCGACGTCGATGTTCTCGACGTCCGGACCCCGTTCGACGACCTCTCCGGTGATCTCGTGTCCGAGGACCAGCCCTTCGGGCGCGGTCGTCCGCCCGCGCACCATGTGCTGGTCGCTTCCGCAGATGTTGCTGGCGAGCACCTTGAGGATCACTCCGTGCCGGCACTTGCGGCCGACGTTGTCGGGTGCGACCCCCGGCCCGTCCTGGAGTTCAAGCGTCGGGTAGTCGATGGTTGTCACTTCCACCGCGCCCGGCTTGAGATATGCGACTGCCCTGTTTCCGCTCATGCGTGATCGCCGTCCCTTCGGCTCCGAGCCCTCGGATGCCAGTGGCTGTACGCATGGCGGAGTCTGCTACCGGCTCCGCCTCCCGGCCAGCCTCCGCGCGGGACCGAACCCTCAGAACAGCGGCTCGGGCAGTACCCCCTCCAGCGCCAGCAGCCGCCGCTTGGTCTCCAGGCCGCCCCCGAACCCCCCGATGCCGCCGTCGCTCTCCACGACCCGGTGGCAGGGCACGACGACCGGCAGAGGATTGGCGCCCATCGCCACTCCGACCGCCTGGGCGGCGCCGGGCTGACCGACCCGCCCCGCGAGATCGCCGTAGCCGACGACCGCGCCGTACGGCACGCCGGAGGCCAGCTCGCGCAGCACCTCCCGGTTGAACCCCGAGATCAGCGACCAGTCCAGCGGCAGCTCGAAGTCGCGCCGCTCACCCGCGAAATACGCCTTGAACTGCCGTATCGCCTCGGCCAGCAGCGGGGAGTCAGGTGCCTCGACGGGCTCGCTGCCCAGGCGGGACCCGAGCCGGTCGAGGGCCTTGTCGCGCACCGCCTCCGTGGCGTGGAACACGACATTGACCAGGCCGTCGCGGGTCCCGGCCAGCAGCAGCGGACCGATGTCGGTGCCGACGACGGTCCACACGACCTGCTGCTCGTACTGCCCATGGCTGTCCATGCGCTCCACCGTAC contains:
- a CDS encoding pseudouridine-5'-phosphate glycosidase codes for the protein MVLMVSEEVREAVDARRPVVALESTIIAHGLPRPRNLQVALELEAVVRQQGAVPATIAVLDGRPHVGLDKEQLERIANEDGIRKLGHRDLPLAVASGASGATTVSATALLAASAGVRVFATGGLGGVHREWTVTQDESADLGLLARTRITVVCAGVKSILDVPATLQRLETLGVAVAGYGTDRFPGFYLSDSGHPVDWTLRTPEQAADVMRAQDALDGPESALIVANPVPEDEQLDPEVHARVLADALHACEEEGVSGQAVTPFLLDYLVRHTEGASLSANLAAVRGNVRLAAQIAAAWAGA
- a CDS encoding VOC family protein, whose product is MTDHTTRLDHVVLWVNDPIGSAEFYEKTLGMEPLRLTDFAAGQVPFPSVRLNEETILDLMPQTMAERMKMLPGAADSAGHPVNHVCVALAADDFDALRGRLEERAVPVSDISYDSFGARGLAKRSFYFRDPDGNVIEARHYD
- the fdhA gene encoding formaldehyde dehydrogenase, glutathione-independent, which translates into the protein MSGNRAVAYLKPGAVEVTTIDYPTLELQDGPGVAPDNVGRKCRHGVILKVLASNICGSDQHMVRGRTTAPEGLVLGHEITGEVVERGPDVENIDVGDIVSVPFNIACGRCRNCKERKTGICLNVNPARPGAAYGYVDMGGWVGGQAEYAMVPYADFNLLKFPDRDQARAKLLDLTMLSDIFPTGFHGAVSAGAGVGSTVYVAGAGPVGLAAAASAQLLGAAVVIVGDLNAERLAQARSFGCETVDVSRGSVGEQIAQILGEPEVDVAVDAVGFEARAHGPDAPEAPATVLNSLMGITRAGGALGIPGLYVTDDPGGVDEDAKSGTLKVRLGLGWAKSHRFTTGQCPVMRYHRGLMMAILHERVHIAKAVNATVIDLEDAPRGYAEFDQGASRKYVLDPHGALKGVQPV
- a CDS encoding methylated-DNA--[protein]-cysteine S-methyltransferase; protein product: MDSHGQYEQQVVWTVVGTDIGPLLLAGTRDGLVNVVFHATEAVRDKALDRLGSRLGSEPVEAPDSPLLAEAIRQFKAYFAGERRDFELPLDWSLISGFNREVLRELASGVPYGAVVGYGDLAGRVGQPGAAQAVGVAMGANPLPVVVPCHRVVESDGGIGGFGGGLETKRRLLALEGVLPEPLF